A region of Bacillus cabrialesii DNA encodes the following proteins:
- a CDS encoding YugE family protein, translated as MEESQAVREMIKIISKWDPFKYGEEFYETEAVDVVQAVYDEDDPDMLAKSIQHIFEASFEQTLPIDSCREVAGQLLFIKDSSSCTP; from the coding sequence ATGGAAGAAAGTCAAGCGGTCAGGGAAATGATCAAGATCATTTCTAAATGGGACCCGTTTAAATACGGAGAAGAGTTTTACGAAACGGAGGCTGTTGATGTCGTACAAGCCGTCTATGATGAAGACGACCCCGACATGCTGGCAAAAAGCATTCAGCATATATTTGAAGCCTCTTTTGAACAAACGCTGCCGATTGACAGCTGCCGGGAAGTGGCTGGCCAGCTGCTATTCATAAAAGACAGCAGTTCCTGCACGCCTTAA
- the patB gene encoding cystathionine beta-lyase PatB, producing the protein MNFDKREERLGTQSVKWDKTGELFGVTDALPMWVADMDFRAPEAINEALKERLDHGIFGYTAPDQKTKDAVCGWMQNRHGWKVNPESIIFSPGVVTALSMAVQAFTEPGDQVVVQPPVYTPFYHMVEKNGRRILHNPLQEKDGAYAMDFGDLESKLSDPSVKLFILCNPHNPSGRSWSPEDLLKLGELCLQHGVTVVSDEIHSDLMLYGHKHTPFASLSDDFAEISVTCAAPSKTFNIAGLQASALIIPDRLKRAKFSASLQRNGLGGLNAFAVTAIEAAYSKGGPWLDELISYLERNMNEAEAFLSTELPKVKMMKPDASYLIWLDFSAYGLSDAELQQRMLKKGKIILEPGTKYGPGGEGFMRLNAGCSLATLQDGLSRIKAALA; encoded by the coding sequence ATGAACTTTGATAAACGAGAAGAACGCCTTGGCACCCAATCGGTCAAATGGGACAAAACAGGCGAATTATTCGGCGTGACAGACGCGCTCCCGATGTGGGTGGCGGATATGGATTTCCGCGCGCCGGAAGCAATAAATGAAGCATTAAAAGAGCGCCTTGACCACGGGATTTTCGGTTATACGGCTCCAGATCAAAAAACGAAGGATGCTGTGTGCGGATGGATGCAAAACAGGCACGGCTGGAAGGTGAATCCTGAAAGCATTATATTCAGCCCGGGCGTTGTCACAGCATTGAGCATGGCTGTACAGGCTTTCACGGAGCCCGGTGATCAAGTGGTTGTCCAGCCTCCTGTTTATACGCCTTTTTATCATATGGTTGAGAAAAACGGCCGCCGTATTTTACATAATCCGCTGCAAGAAAAAGACGGCGCATATGCAATGGATTTTGGAGATTTGGAGTCGAAGCTCAGTGATCCAAGCGTCAAATTGTTTATTTTATGCAATCCTCATAACCCTTCTGGACGCTCATGGAGCCCGGAGGATTTACTGAAACTCGGCGAATTGTGCCTTCAGCACGGAGTCACAGTTGTATCGGATGAAATCCATTCTGACTTAATGCTTTACGGACACAAACACACGCCGTTCGCTTCTCTCTCTGACGATTTCGCTGAGATTTCCGTGACATGTGCTGCGCCAAGCAAAACATTTAATATCGCCGGATTGCAGGCGTCGGCACTCATTATTCCCGATCGGCTGAAGCGCGCCAAGTTTTCCGCAAGCCTTCAGCGCAACGGTTTAGGCGGGCTGAACGCGTTTGCCGTCACTGCGATCGAAGCCGCTTATTCAAAAGGCGGCCCGTGGCTTGACGAATTGATCTCTTACCTTGAGAGAAACATGAACGAAGCTGAAGCTTTCTTGAGCACCGAGCTGCCGAAAGTCAAAATGATGAAGCCGGATGCATCCTACCTGATCTGGCTCGATTTCAGCGCTTACGGCTTGTCCGACGCGGAGCTTCAGCAAAGGATGCTGAAAAAGGGGAAAATTATTTTAGAGCCCGGGACGAAATACGGGCCTGGCGGAGAAGGATTTATGCGCCTGAACGCGGGGTGCTCTCTCGCAACCTTGCAGGACGGCCTTTCCCGCATCAAAGCCGCGTTAGCGTAA
- the kinB gene encoding sporulation sensor histidine kinase KinB, translating to MEILKDYLLHICFILFPILLYQVFWLGKPAILVPKINSGLVTLFACGASVLCIIFPIHEMDYIQYGLQMIPVIICLFYISTASGLAVAASVLCFELLFYEPSAMFVFTLLPFLTIIPILFQKKWPIMSKAKKLLLSLLIGCLEIFLFFASSWIFSAFNILNFQKPGIFLYEAAVSGLFRSSVLLLSIYIIESIAENIALRSQLIHSEKMTIVSELAASVAHEVRNPLTVVRGFVQLLFNDETLQNKSSADYKKLVLSELDRAQGIITNYLDMAKQQLYEKEVFDLSTLIKETSSLMVSYANYKSVTVEAEAEPGLLVYGDATKLKQAVINLIKNSIEAVPHGKGIIHISAKRSGHTITIDISDNGVGMTDHQMQKLGEPYYSLKTNGTGLGLTVTFSIIEHHHGTISFNSSFQRGTTVTIKLPADLPH from the coding sequence ATGGAAATTCTAAAAGACTATCTCCTGCATATCTGCTTTATTTTGTTTCCTATTCTTCTTTACCAAGTGTTTTGGCTTGGAAAGCCGGCGATCCTTGTGCCCAAAATAAACAGCGGGTTGGTCACGTTATTCGCCTGCGGCGCCTCCGTTTTATGCATTATATTCCCTATTCATGAAATGGACTACATACAATACGGCCTTCAGATGATTCCCGTTATCATTTGCTTATTTTACATTAGTACTGCTTCCGGACTTGCAGTCGCCGCATCTGTCTTATGTTTTGAACTGCTGTTTTACGAACCTTCCGCGATGTTTGTTTTCACTTTGCTGCCTTTTCTTACTATCATCCCAATCTTATTTCAGAAAAAATGGCCAATCATGTCGAAAGCGAAAAAGCTGCTGCTGTCTTTGTTGATCGGCTGCTTGGAGATCTTCTTATTTTTCGCCTCCAGCTGGATTTTTTCCGCCTTTAATATTTTAAATTTTCAAAAACCAGGAATTTTCCTATATGAGGCAGCTGTTTCAGGGCTGTTCCGCTCCAGCGTTCTTCTTTTAAGCATCTATATTATTGAAAGCATCGCTGAAAATATCGCCCTGCGTTCACAGCTTATCCATTCAGAAAAAATGACGATTGTGAGTGAACTGGCAGCGAGCGTCGCTCATGAGGTCAGGAATCCGCTGACAGTTGTCCGCGGGTTTGTCCAGCTGCTATTTAATGATGAAACCCTTCAGAACAAATCGAGTGCGGATTACAAAAAGCTTGTACTGTCAGAGCTTGACCGCGCGCAAGGCATTATTACAAACTATCTCGATATGGCCAAACAGCAATTGTACGAAAAAGAGGTTTTTGATTTATCAACTCTTATCAAAGAGACAAGCTCCCTTATGGTGTCGTACGCCAATTACAAGTCTGTAACCGTCGAGGCCGAAGCGGAGCCGGGCCTTCTTGTATACGGAGACGCAACAAAGCTGAAGCAGGCTGTCATCAACCTGATAAAAAACAGCATTGAAGCGGTTCCCCACGGAAAGGGGATCATCCACATATCAGCCAAAAGAAGCGGCCATACGATCACAATCGATATCTCAGATAATGGAGTCGGCATGACAGACCATCAAATGCAAAAACTCGGCGAACCTTATTATTCATTAAAAACGAACGGGACGGGACTCGGTCTTACCGTGACCTTTTCAATTATTGAGCATCATCATGGGACCATTTCATTTAACAGCAGCTTCCAAAGAGGCACCACGGTGACAATTAAGCTTCCCGCTGATCTTCCTCACTAG
- a CDS encoding kinase-associated lipoprotein B: MSTFETGSIVKGFYKTGVYIGEITACRPQHYLVKIKAVLTHPAQGDLHHPKQADVPFFHERKALAYGEQTNIPHHMVKPYDGEVPEYAESLREAAAQLRAKLNADGSEWAKRSLKNLDVLENEYFNRP; encoded by the coding sequence ATGAGTACGTTTGAAACAGGATCTATCGTTAAAGGATTTTACAAAACAGGTGTATACATAGGAGAAATCACTGCTTGCAGGCCGCAGCATTATTTAGTGAAAATTAAAGCGGTTCTCACCCATCCGGCCCAAGGAGACCTTCATCATCCCAAACAGGCGGATGTGCCATTTTTTCATGAGAGAAAAGCGCTCGCATATGGCGAACAAACAAATATCCCCCATCATATGGTGAAGCCTTACGACGGTGAAGTGCCGGAGTATGCCGAGTCTCTGCGGGAGGCGGCAGCACAGCTGAGAGCCAAATTAAATGCGGATGGTTCGGAGTGGGCAAAGCGCTCCCTGAAAAATCTGGACGTTTTAGAAAATGAATATTTTAACCGGCCATAA
- the kapD gene encoding 3'-5' exonuclease KapD, translating to MTTNSLLIIDFEFTMPEGKYSPQNFFPEIIEAGIVKSVDDEVVETFSSYVRPKKFPKLTKRCKSFLKITQKQVDEGMRFEDFIRKLNELDPEKNSTIITWGNMDMKVLKQNCMFNHIPFPFKGEMRDLSLEYKNFFGDRTLTGLWKAAEEYGDSGTGTHHKALDDALTAHKLFKLVEQDKQYLEKPKPPTIGERIDLSELFKRAT from the coding sequence GTGACGACAAACAGCTTACTCATTATTGATTTCGAATTTACGATGCCAGAGGGAAAGTACAGCCCGCAAAACTTCTTCCCGGAAATCATTGAAGCCGGAATTGTAAAGTCGGTTGATGATGAAGTAGTTGAGACGTTTTCTAGCTATGTCAGGCCGAAAAAATTCCCGAAGCTGACAAAACGCTGCAAATCATTTTTGAAAATAACCCAAAAACAGGTAGACGAAGGGATGAGGTTCGAAGATTTTATCCGTAAACTAAACGAGCTGGATCCTGAGAAAAACAGCACGATTATTACGTGGGGAAACATGGACATGAAAGTGCTGAAGCAAAACTGTATGTTTAACCATATTCCTTTCCCGTTTAAGGGGGAAATGAGAGATTTGTCGCTTGAATACAAAAACTTTTTTGGAGACCGGACACTGACGGGTTTATGGAAAGCTGCCGAAGAGTATGGAGATTCCGGAACCGGCACCCATCATAAAGCACTTGATGACGCCCTCACAGCACATAAGCTTTTTAAGCTTGTTGAGCAGGATAAGCAGTATCTCGAAAAACCAAAACCGCCGACAATCGGCGAAAGAATCGATTTATCCGAACTGTTCAAGCGCGCGACGTAA
- a CDS encoding multidrug efflux MFS transporter, translating to MSIRKKNFVIVWLANFFVSASTTMIVPFLSLYIETLSTFSNGFVQRWSGYVFGITFLMAFLVSPFWGRFGDKRGYKKILMATGTGIALSILLMGFVTSVYQLFFLRMAMGLVTGFIPTSLAMISAQTPKSSAGKTLGTLQMGQVSGSLFGPLLGGMLADRFGFTYTFFITSFVIFSSVLLVLFGVKEQPLAEKAAKRASYTRKEVLSYIFHQPALWVMMLLTMLIQTGNFSIQPLLALYVNELHGPVNLAFFSGMAFSATGLGSLLLARKWGDLGDRYGHRRILIGLLLAASFFFIPQALASSLSVLLVFRFLFGMAMGGLLPCITAAIRVQAPGSIQGEVLGYNVSFRFLGNVLGPLLGGIISSHFTISAAFYVTAFLFFAGACMLWFMQKFRKDSYAKAS from the coding sequence ATTTCTATCCGTAAGAAAAACTTTGTCATTGTGTGGCTGGCGAACTTTTTCGTCTCTGCCAGCACAACGATGATCGTTCCTTTTCTCTCCTTATACATTGAGACGCTCAGCACTTTTTCAAACGGCTTTGTGCAAAGGTGGAGCGGCTATGTGTTCGGCATTACATTTCTCATGGCGTTTTTGGTATCACCGTTTTGGGGGCGGTTCGGAGACAAACGCGGATACAAGAAAATCCTCATGGCAACCGGAACCGGCATTGCCCTCAGTATTTTATTAATGGGCTTTGTTACATCGGTATACCAATTGTTTTTTCTGCGTATGGCAATGGGGCTTGTAACCGGATTTATCCCGACATCTCTTGCGATGATCTCGGCGCAGACTCCGAAGAGCTCAGCCGGTAAAACACTCGGCACGCTGCAAATGGGGCAGGTGTCCGGAAGCTTGTTCGGCCCGCTTTTGGGAGGCATGCTTGCTGATCGTTTCGGCTTTACGTATACCTTTTTTATCACATCCTTTGTGATTTTCTCATCCGTTCTTCTCGTATTATTCGGTGTCAAAGAACAGCCTCTTGCAGAGAAGGCGGCTAAACGTGCGTCTTACACGAGAAAAGAAGTGCTCTCCTATATTTTTCACCAGCCGGCGCTTTGGGTCATGATGCTGTTAACCATGCTGATTCAAACAGGCAATTTCAGTATCCAGCCGCTGCTCGCTTTATATGTAAATGAGCTGCACGGACCTGTCAATCTGGCCTTTTTCTCCGGCATGGCATTTTCAGCAACGGGACTCGGAAGTTTGCTGCTGGCGAGAAAATGGGGTGATCTGGGCGACCGCTACGGCCACCGCCGCATTTTAATCGGACTGTTGCTCGCAGCCTCTTTCTTTTTTATCCCGCAGGCGCTCGCGTCCTCACTCAGCGTGCTCCTTGTTTTCAGATTTTTATTTGGAATGGCGATGGGCGGATTGCTGCCGTGCATCACGGCAGCAATCCGCGTTCAGGCTCCCGGCAGCATTCAAGGAGAAGTCCTCGGCTACAATGTCAGCTTTCGCTTTTTAGGAAACGTGCTCGGGCCTCTTCTCGGCGGAATCATATCGAGCCATTTTACAATTTCGGCCGCCTTTTATGTCACAGCGTTTCTCTTTTTCGCCGGCGCCTGCATGCTTTGGTTCATGCAGAAATTCCGAAAAGATTCTTATGCCAAAGCAAGCTGA
- a CDS encoding transglycosylase domain-containing protein — MTMLRKIIGWILLLCIIPLFAFTVIASGKEVKQMKSLDQVLDKNINLKDISLVQNSYMYDRDGSLVSEIVSDHENRVLVPFDKIPEEVKQIFLTSEDRHFYEHKGFDFMGMVRATASNVKDKKIDQGASTITQQLSRNLYLSHERSFSRKLTELAYSYQLEKKYTKNEILEAYLNTIYFNNGVYGVGSAAEFYFSKPLKSLTVGEMAFICAIPNNPTLYDPLKHFDYTKGRQERLLKGLKSAGVITDKELKKAVKQKIKLDVEKREDKYPDYVSYVNDEFTQLVSESEGYDKRLQKASGKQKEKIENELSARVSTITKDGVKIYTALDPYMQDQVVAQMNSKLPYADVQGGAAVINHQTHQVIALSGGKNYQKYDFNRAYQAYRQPGSSIKPLLDYGPYIEQTGATASSTIDASKFCSKDYCPQNYNNRTYGTVTVDTAFKNSYNTPAIRMLDRVGIQKAFSYIEPYHFAKLVDSDYLLPAALGGFTNGMTPLEMTKAYTTFGNSGSYTPSHAITKVTDLKGKTLYKWNDKSTQIFSVRTNMQLKKLMSSVVKSGTGKKANFKAPYIGGKTGTSNDYHDMWFVGLTDTYTMGVWVGKDTPSSVEYLHSISPQLSIWKGTLQAAY; from the coding sequence GTGACCATGTTACGAAAAATAATCGGATGGATTTTGCTCCTTTGCATAATCCCATTGTTTGCATTTACAGTTATCGCTTCCGGAAAAGAAGTCAAACAAATGAAGTCCCTGGATCAGGTGCTTGATAAAAATATTAATCTGAAAGATATCAGCCTTGTTCAAAACAGCTACATGTATGACAGGGACGGCTCCCTTGTCTCGGAAATCGTCAGCGATCACGAAAACCGCGTGCTCGTTCCATTTGACAAGATTCCCGAGGAAGTCAAACAGATTTTCTTAACGTCAGAGGACCGCCATTTTTACGAGCATAAAGGCTTTGATTTTATGGGAATGGTGCGGGCAACCGCTTCTAACGTAAAAGACAAGAAAATCGACCAGGGTGCCAGCACCATTACACAGCAGCTTTCAAGAAACTTGTATTTAAGCCACGAACGTTCCTTCAGCCGTAAGCTGACTGAGCTCGCGTATTCTTATCAGCTTGAGAAAAAGTATACGAAAAATGAAATTCTCGAAGCTTACTTAAATACTATTTATTTCAACAATGGCGTATACGGTGTCGGTTCAGCGGCTGAATTCTATTTCAGCAAACCGCTGAAATCTCTCACAGTGGGAGAAATGGCTTTTATCTGCGCTATCCCTAATAACCCTACATTATATGATCCTCTCAAGCATTTTGACTACACGAAAGGCCGTCAAGAACGTTTGCTTAAAGGGTTAAAAAGTGCTGGGGTCATCACGGATAAAGAACTGAAAAAAGCCGTCAAACAAAAAATCAAACTGGATGTTGAAAAGAGAGAAGACAAATATCCGGACTACGTTTCATATGTCAATGATGAATTCACTCAGCTGGTGTCCGAATCAGAAGGCTATGATAAACGTCTTCAAAAAGCATCAGGAAAACAAAAAGAAAAGATCGAAAACGAGCTGTCCGCAAGAGTCAGCACTATAACGAAAGACGGCGTGAAAATTTATACCGCACTTGATCCGTACATGCAAGATCAAGTTGTGGCACAAATGAATTCCAAGCTCCCGTATGCGGACGTACAGGGCGGAGCGGCTGTGATCAATCACCAAACGCATCAAGTCATCGCTCTATCCGGCGGGAAAAACTATCAAAAATATGACTTTAACCGCGCCTACCAGGCATACAGACAGCCAGGTTCATCCATTAAGCCGCTTCTTGATTACGGCCCTTATATTGAACAGACCGGCGCGACAGCAAGCAGCACCATTGATGCCAGCAAGTTTTGCAGCAAAGATTACTGTCCGCAAAACTACAATAACCGCACGTACGGCACAGTGACGGTCGATACGGCGTTTAAAAATTCATATAACACACCGGCCATCAGAATGCTGGACCGTGTCGGCATCCAAAAAGCATTCAGTTATATTGAGCCGTATCATTTTGCCAAACTTGTCGACAGCGACTACCTTCTTCCGGCGGCCCTTGGCGGATTTACAAACGGAATGACGCCTCTTGAGATGACAAAAGCGTATACGACATTCGGCAACAGCGGAAGCTATACGCCGAGCCATGCGATTACAAAGGTGACAGACCTTAAAGGAAAAACGCTTTATAAATGGAATGATAAATCGACTCAAATATTCAGCGTCCGCACGAACATGCAGCTGAAAAAACTGATGTCTTCCGTTGTAAAAAGCGGAACAGGGAAAAAAGCTAATTTTAAAGCACCATACATCGGCGGTAAAACAGGAACATCAAATGATTATCACGATATGTGGTTCGTCGGCCTGACAGATACGTATACAATGGGGGTTTGGGTCGGAAAAGATACACCGAGCAGCGTTGAATATCTTCACAGCATCAGCCCTCAGCTTTCCATCTGGAAAGGAACGCTGCAAGCGGCTTATTAA
- a CDS encoding thiol-disulfide oxidoreductase DCC family protein → MTSEKIPNRVLLFDGVCNLCNGAVQFIIKRDPEGLISFTSLQSETGQSLLKKSGLPTDRFDSFVFIEDGRVYTKSTAAIKVFRHLRGPWRLFVLFFAVPKPVRDMVYSFIAKNRYKWFGKKNECMLPSPSIKKRFLP, encoded by the coding sequence ATGACATCAGAAAAAATCCCAAATCGCGTTTTGCTCTTTGACGGCGTGTGCAATTTATGCAATGGCGCCGTGCAATTTATCATTAAACGTGATCCTGAAGGATTGATCTCTTTTACTTCGCTGCAGTCGGAAACGGGACAGAGCCTGCTGAAAAAAAGCGGGCTCCCGACTGATCGGTTTGACAGCTTTGTCTTTATTGAAGACGGCCGAGTGTACACAAAGTCAACTGCGGCCATTAAAGTTTTCAGGCATCTGCGAGGCCCGTGGCGGCTGTTCGTCCTGTTTTTCGCAGTGCCGAAGCCTGTCAGAGATATGGTCTATTCTTTCATTGCAAAAAACCGCTATAAGTGGTTCGGCAAAAAAAATGAATGCATGCTCCCCTCCCCTTCTATTAAAAAAAGATTTTTACCGTAA
- a CDS encoding YufK family protein — protein sequence MKNTYLTGYFPLIAILLFSSSLSISTSLYALNMLSSFGMYDGMLDYFSEKGIRLALFAAFALLYFMVLSALKLIANTVTELSLLFFANDPEGNNLKKIRMGSMVYLGGGILSFVLLHNVIWIVIWFAVVTLAYFVFTVYRIYSTLSLMSLVGFILLELLFWFTFVIGILFIFIKLYNSIMASLPV from the coding sequence ATGAAAAATACTTATTTGACAGGATACTTTCCGCTGATTGCGATCCTGCTTTTTAGTTCGTCTTTATCCATTTCAACTTCACTTTATGCGTTGAACATGCTGTCCTCATTTGGAATGTATGATGGAATGCTCGACTATTTTTCAGAGAAAGGGATCAGGCTTGCGTTATTTGCTGCCTTTGCACTTTTATATTTCATGGTTCTGTCCGCTCTGAAATTAATTGCCAATACCGTGACTGAGCTGTCGCTGCTGTTTTTTGCTAATGATCCGGAAGGGAACAATCTGAAGAAAATCAGAATGGGTTCCATGGTTTATTTAGGCGGCGGGATCTTATCCTTTGTGCTCTTGCATAATGTCATTTGGATTGTGATCTGGTTTGCGGTCGTCACGCTCGCTTACTTTGTGTTTACCGTCTACCGGATTTATTCGACGCTTTCTCTCATGTCGTTAGTCGGATTCATTCTATTGGAACTGCTGTTTTGGTTTACCTTTGTTATCGGTATTCTGTTCATATTTATCAAGCTTTATAATAGCATAATGGCTAGCTTACCTGTGTAA
- the maeL gene encoding two-component system sensor histidine kinase MaeL, with protein MKKTLKLQTRLTIFVCIVVLIALLITFFTVGAQTTKRIRDQEKATALQTAEMVAEAPMTASALESGKNQKELQNYTKRVQKITGTEFVVVMDMNGIRKTHPDSSKIGKKFRGGDESEVLNGHVHISTASGTLGKSQRAFVPVYAENGKQVGAVAVGITVNEIDEVISHSLRPLYFIICVSIFVGVIGAVIVARTVKNIMYGLEPYEIATLLEERSAMLESTKEGILAVDEHGKIKLANAEAKRLFVKMGISTNPVDQDVNDILPKSRLKKVIETKKPLQDRDVRINGLELVFNEVPIQLKGQTVGAIATFRDKTEVKHLAEQLSGVKMYANALRAQSHEFMNKLHVILGLVQLKEYDDLGDYIKDIAIQQKSETSEIINDVKSSVLAGFLLGKQSFIREQGANLDIECSGVIPNAADPSVIHELITIIGNLINNALDAVANMPKKQITMSMRFHNSILDIEITDTGSGMSEEDQAKVFEQGYSTKGKNRGFGLYFTQQSIENLKGQMILTSEENEGTTFSLRVPYEPKEENHD; from the coding sequence ATGAAAAAAACATTGAAACTGCAAACCAGACTCACCATATTTGTTTGTATCGTTGTGTTAATCGCACTGCTCATTACATTTTTTACAGTCGGTGCCCAAACCACCAAACGGATTAGAGATCAGGAAAAGGCCACAGCGCTGCAGACTGCTGAAATGGTAGCAGAAGCGCCGATGACAGCTTCTGCTTTGGAAAGCGGGAAAAACCAGAAGGAACTGCAAAACTACACAAAGCGGGTTCAGAAAATCACCGGTACGGAATTTGTTGTCGTCATGGATATGAACGGCATTCGCAAAACACATCCTGACTCGAGCAAAATCGGGAAAAAATTCAGGGGCGGCGATGAATCCGAAGTATTAAACGGCCATGTCCATATCAGCACTGCCTCTGGCACGCTCGGGAAATCGCAGAGAGCATTCGTTCCTGTCTACGCGGAGAATGGAAAACAGGTCGGCGCAGTCGCGGTCGGCATCACCGTAAACGAAATTGATGAAGTGATCAGCCATAGCTTACGTCCGCTCTACTTTATTATCTGCGTCAGCATTTTCGTCGGTGTAATCGGAGCTGTTATCGTCGCCCGTACGGTGAAAAATATCATGTACGGACTTGAACCTTATGAAATTGCGACTCTTCTTGAAGAACGGAGCGCAATGCTTGAATCGACGAAGGAAGGAATACTCGCTGTCGATGAACACGGCAAAATCAAGCTTGCCAACGCGGAAGCCAAGCGCCTATTCGTAAAAATGGGCATCAGCACAAATCCCGTTGATCAGGATGTCAATGACATCCTGCCGAAAAGCCGCCTGAAAAAGGTCATTGAGACAAAAAAACCTCTTCAAGACAGAGACGTCCGGATTAACGGGTTAGAGCTTGTATTTAATGAGGTTCCCATCCAGCTAAAAGGACAAACTGTCGGGGCGATTGCAACATTCCGGGACAAAACCGAGGTAAAACATTTAGCTGAACAGCTTTCCGGTGTTAAAATGTATGCAAACGCACTGAGAGCGCAGTCTCATGAGTTTATGAATAAACTCCATGTAATATTAGGTCTCGTCCAGCTGAAAGAGTATGACGATCTTGGAGATTATATTAAAGATATTGCGATTCAGCAAAAATCAGAAACAAGCGAGATTATAAATGATGTCAAAAGCTCCGTACTGGCTGGTTTTCTGCTCGGAAAACAGAGCTTCATCCGGGAGCAGGGCGCAAATCTTGATATTGAATGCAGCGGTGTCATCCCGAACGCGGCAGACCCTTCAGTCATTCATGAACTCATTACAATCATCGGAAATCTGATCAACAATGCCTTGGATGCCGTTGCCAATATGCCGAAAAAACAAATCACCATGTCCATGCGTTTTCATAACAGCATACTGGACATTGAAATTACCGATACAGGATCTGGCATGTCTGAAGAAGATCAAGCTAAAGTGTTTGAACAAGGCTATTCAACAAAGGGCAAAAACCGGGGATTCGGCCTTTATTTTACACAGCAAAGCATCGAAAATTTAAAGGGCCAAATGATCCTCACAAGCGAAGAAAATGAAGGAACGACATTCAGTCTTCGCGTCCCGTACGAACCGAAGGAGGAAAATCATGATTAA
- the maeM gene encoding two-component system response regulator MaeM gives MINVLIVEDDPMVGELNKRYLSQIDGFQLKGIASSFQSALHILGEHHIDLILLDIYMPGKNGLELLTELRAQNEAVDVIVISAASELDVIKKTLRYGAVDYLIKPFEFERFQTALSDYRRKQKVYSTHRNISQTELDAELFQKKEATEKVQLPKGLTKSTLKLIWSSIQSFENESFTTEDLAKHTEISQVSIRKYLKFLEDIQVLNVEMAYGTIGRPVFQYNVNTGNLNGIKQYL, from the coding sequence ATGATTAATGTACTAATAGTTGAAGACGACCCCATGGTGGGTGAATTAAATAAACGATACTTAAGCCAAATAGATGGCTTTCAGCTGAAAGGCATCGCCTCTTCCTTTCAAAGCGCTCTGCATATTTTAGGAGAGCATCACATCGACCTCATTTTGCTCGATATTTACATGCCGGGAAAAAACGGGCTTGAACTGCTAACGGAACTAAGAGCACAAAATGAAGCGGTCGATGTCATTGTCATCTCAGCTGCCAGCGAGCTTGACGTGATCAAGAAAACACTTCGTTACGGCGCTGTCGATTATTTAATCAAACCGTTTGAATTTGAACGTTTCCAAACCGCATTGTCTGATTACAGACGAAAACAAAAGGTCTATTCAACCCATCGCAACATAAGCCAAACAGAGCTGGATGCCGAGCTTTTTCAAAAGAAAGAAGCGACAGAAAAGGTGCAGCTTCCTAAAGGCCTGACAAAAAGCACGCTGAAGCTGATTTGGTCCAGTATCCAGTCGTTTGAAAATGAATCTTTTACAACAGAAGACTTGGCAAAGCACACAGAAATCTCTCAAGTATCCATACGAAAGTACTTGAAATTTCTTGAAGATATCCAAGTACTGAATGTGGAAATGGCCTACGGAACAATCGGAAGACCTGTGTTTCAGTACAACGTCAACACCGGAAACCTTAACGGAATAAAGCAATATCTTTAA